The following proteins come from a genomic window of Yinghuangia sp. ASG 101:
- a CDS encoding FadR/GntR family transcriptional regulator: protein MEPVVVGSAAGVLRHLEQVIAAGGLKPGDRLPTERDLASATGAGRGAVRAALRDLEQRGVVLRHVGRGTFLAPDETAHSDDGHGPSPAEIMTTRLVLEPELMPLAAASASAADIAEMERCLRGGEAATSSEEFERWDTALHHSFAVATHNSVLVNVSSLLITARRQPIWGGLKRRTFNPDRHRCYCTEHEAIVAAIRERDPAKARDAMREHLLHVRRTLLGDHP from the coding sequence ATGGAGCCCGTCGTCGTCGGCTCGGCGGCCGGCGTACTCAGGCACCTGGAACAGGTCATCGCCGCCGGGGGCCTCAAGCCGGGAGACCGCCTGCCCACCGAACGCGACCTCGCCTCGGCCACCGGAGCCGGCCGGGGCGCCGTCCGCGCGGCACTGCGCGACCTGGAGCAGCGCGGAGTCGTCCTGCGGCACGTCGGACGCGGGACCTTCCTCGCCCCCGACGAGACGGCGCACTCCGACGACGGCCACGGGCCCAGCCCCGCGGAGATCATGACCACCCGCCTGGTGCTGGAACCCGAGCTGATGCCCCTGGCCGCCGCGTCCGCGTCCGCCGCGGACATCGCCGAAATGGAACGCTGCCTGCGCGGCGGCGAGGCCGCCACCAGCTCCGAGGAGTTCGAGCGCTGGGACACCGCGCTGCACCACAGCTTCGCCGTCGCCACCCACAACAGCGTTCTCGTCAACGTCAGTTCACTGCTCATCACGGCCCGGCGGCAGCCCATATGGGGCGGCCTCAAGCGCCGCACCTTCAACCCCGACCGGCACCGCTGCTACTGCACCGAACACGAGGCGATCGTCGCCGCGATCCGCGAGCGCGACCCCGCGAAAGCGCGCGACGCCATGCGCGAACACCTCCTGCACGTCCGGCGCACGCTCCTCGGCGACCACCCGTGA
- a CDS encoding PucR family transcriptional regulator, whose translation MPRTTPRPLVADVAKMLIGRRDPLITAMCQNLYDSIEFYRMTVVQPQDMHASMCQNVDYILDHLADPCGVTIDLTGPTTTGRRRAQQDAPLPEVLRAYRLCFQYIWDELLVEARKLAGDAPDAMLEAATYIWGLADQYSSALTDAYRETCAERMVEADRRRSALVAQLIDGPSADSATVWEVARMLDFPFLGTFLVVTTEGLAAGDPPLPGLDGRLRALDVGSAWRAQPGSDTGVLSCPRRLPVARVMDAVRDVATNRVGVSPVFNRLDQTGRALRYAQVALESLPSGGAAVRQLDDTPLTELVMNNLETTQRAVHRILGGVLSLPDEDRTTLLATARAWLDAHGSAVEAGRTLYCHQNTVRYRMHRLEEFLRGPLDDPKIIAELSMALDAVSTFPTLLERRPIPHSA comes from the coding sequence GTGCCTAGGACAACTCCCCGCCCCCTGGTCGCCGATGTCGCCAAGATGCTGATCGGCCGGAGGGATCCCCTCATCACGGCGATGTGCCAAAACCTGTACGACAGCATCGAGTTCTACCGGATGACGGTGGTGCAGCCGCAGGACATGCACGCCTCGATGTGCCAGAACGTCGACTACATCCTCGACCACCTGGCCGACCCCTGCGGTGTCACGATCGACCTCACCGGCCCCACCACGACGGGGCGGCGGCGGGCGCAGCAGGACGCCCCGCTGCCGGAGGTGCTGCGCGCGTACCGGCTCTGCTTCCAGTACATCTGGGACGAATTACTCGTCGAGGCACGGAAGTTGGCCGGGGACGCGCCCGACGCGATGCTGGAGGCGGCGACGTACATCTGGGGTCTCGCCGACCAGTACTCCTCGGCGCTGACCGACGCGTACCGCGAGACGTGCGCGGAGCGCATGGTGGAGGCGGACCGCCGCCGCTCGGCGCTGGTCGCCCAGCTGATCGACGGGCCGTCGGCGGACAGCGCGACGGTGTGGGAGGTCGCGCGGATGCTCGATTTCCCGTTCCTGGGAACGTTCCTGGTGGTGACGACGGAGGGGCTGGCGGCCGGCGACCCGCCGCTGCCGGGTTTGGACGGCCGTCTGCGCGCCCTCGACGTCGGGTCGGCGTGGCGGGCACAGCCGGGTTCCGACACCGGTGTCCTGTCGTGCCCGAGGCGGCTGCCGGTCGCGCGGGTGATGGACGCCGTGCGGGACGTCGCGACGAACCGGGTCGGCGTGAGCCCGGTGTTCAACCGGCTCGACCAGACGGGCCGCGCGTTGCGGTACGCGCAAGTCGCCTTGGAGTCGCTGCCGTCCGGCGGTGCCGCGGTGCGCCAACTCGACGACACGCCGCTGACCGAGCTGGTGATGAACAACCTGGAGACCACGCAGCGGGCGGTGCACCGCATCCTCGGCGGCGTGCTGTCGCTGCCCGACGAGGACCGCACGACGCTGCTGGCGACGGCCCGCGCGTGGCTGGACGCCCACGGCTCGGCCGTGGAGGCGGGGCGGACGCTGTACTGCCACCAGAACACGGTGCGCTACCGCATGCACCGCCTGGAGGAGTTCCTGCGCGGGCCGCTGGACGACCCGAAGATCATCGCGGAGCTGTCCATGGCCCTCGACGCGGTGAGCACCTTCCCGACGCTGCTGGAGCGCCGCCCGATTCCGCACTCGGCCTGA
- a CDS encoding metal-dependent hydrolase family protein, protein MSPQTPQTLFTHVRVFDSGGTEPFDGEVLVADGRIAEVRRGHGDLPRDGVRVVDGRGRFLMSGLCDAHTHFSWTNSADLPGLGTMGVEEHTLLCAKAARTYLDSGYTMCVGAAAAKPRLDVVIRDAINNGLIPGPRYLANCQEIAVTGGALVDGITAFADGPEEMRKQVRRNVAMGADLVKLSMSGEEITGSQHAEDNYFSDEETLAATTEAHRRGLRVCSHARSAESVKMSLRNGVDIIYHASYVDEEALDMLEAQKDRVFVAPGINWLVATLHDAAAFGYPPEAAEAAGYGRELEHAVAGIQEMRRRGIRVLPGGDYGFAWTPHGTYARDLRHFVELFGFTPAETLVAATRWGGEIMGAPDELGLVKAGFHADLILVDGDPLRDITVLEDQSRITGIMKGGEFHKDPGATTTPVRARTRDTAAPVS, encoded by the coding sequence ATGTCACCCCAAACGCCCCAGACCTTGTTCACCCATGTCCGTGTCTTCGACTCCGGGGGCACCGAGCCGTTCGACGGCGAAGTGCTGGTCGCCGACGGACGCATCGCCGAAGTACGCCGCGGCCACGGCGACCTGCCCCGCGACGGCGTGCGTGTCGTCGACGGCCGAGGGCGGTTCCTCATGTCCGGGCTGTGCGACGCGCACACCCACTTCTCGTGGACGAACTCCGCCGACCTGCCGGGCCTGGGCACCATGGGCGTCGAGGAACACACACTGCTGTGTGCCAAGGCGGCGCGGACCTATCTCGACAGCGGCTACACCATGTGCGTCGGCGCCGCGGCGGCCAAGCCCCGCCTCGACGTCGTCATCCGCGACGCGATCAACAACGGGCTCATCCCCGGCCCCCGCTACCTGGCCAACTGCCAGGAGATCGCGGTCACCGGGGGCGCGCTCGTCGACGGCATCACCGCGTTCGCCGACGGGCCCGAGGAGATGCGCAAGCAGGTCCGCCGCAACGTGGCCATGGGCGCGGACCTGGTCAAACTCAGCATGTCCGGTGAGGAGATCACCGGGAGCCAGCATGCCGAGGACAACTACTTCTCCGACGAGGAGACCCTGGCCGCGACCACGGAGGCGCATCGTCGGGGCCTGCGGGTGTGCAGCCACGCGCGGTCGGCGGAGAGTGTGAAGATGTCGCTGCGCAACGGCGTGGACATCATCTACCACGCGAGTTACGTCGACGAAGAGGCCCTGGACATGCTGGAGGCCCAAAAGGACCGGGTCTTCGTCGCGCCCGGCATCAACTGGCTCGTGGCCACGCTGCACGACGCCGCCGCGTTCGGCTACCCGCCGGAGGCCGCGGAGGCCGCGGGCTACGGGCGCGAACTCGAACACGCCGTCGCCGGGATCCAGGAGATGCGCCGCCGGGGCATCCGCGTCCTGCCCGGCGGCGACTACGGTTTCGCGTGGACGCCGCACGGCACGTACGCGCGCGACCTGCGGCACTTCGTGGAGCTGTTCGGGTTCACCCCCGCGGAGACGCTGGTCGCGGCGACCCGGTGGGGCGGCGAGATCATGGGCGCGCCCGACGAACTCGGCCTGGTGAAGGCGGGTTTCCACGCCGACCTCATCCTCGTCGACGGGGATCCGCTGCGCGACATCACCGTTCTGGAGGACCAGAGCCGGATCACCGGGATCATGAAGGGCGGCGAGTTCCACAAGGACCCCGGCGCGACGACCACTCCCGTACGCGCCCGGACCCGCGACACCGCCGCGCCCGTCTCCTGA
- a CDS encoding bifunctional fumarylacetoacetate hydrolase/alpha/beta hydrolase family protein, protein MRFARIQGKDGVRICAVDAEGVAHEVRFADTGLPVGDLAEVIEAGPDAAARLVRDNAAVDGKLLAPLTPPRNIFCVGRNYTEHAAEFAKSGFDATGAKDGDHVPRHPVVFTKPAASVIASGDVVDPHTDITQALDYEGEIGVIIGRTCSKVGRDEAMDHVWGYTLVNDVTARDLQRDHAQWFIGKSLDTFCPMGPWAVTADEVDLSDLRLRTHVNGELRQDASTAQLIFDVATIIETLSAGITLRPGDVIATGTPVGVGIGFDPPKYLVGGDEVVVSAPGLGELRNTVGPAPRRDGLRPAQSAELFVEKAGQGPPVVLIHGLGGATTVYDVQAAALAEDHTVIRYDLSGHGRSPQAGPASIARWVDELAALLDAEGIGETAIVAHSMGTLVATTFAAAHPGRVGRLALLGPVRAQAPQAKDATRARARTVRAGGMSAVADTIVSVATSERTRARQPLAAALVRELLLGQNPDGYAAACEALAAAEEPDFSSVTCPTLLVTGTEDKTSPVAVNQEIAALLPKARTHVIDGVGHWHTVEAPDEVTAQLRDFLTRS, encoded by the coding sequence ATGCGATTCGCTCGGATTCAGGGCAAGGACGGCGTACGGATCTGCGCCGTGGACGCGGAGGGAGTCGCCCACGAGGTGCGCTTCGCCGACACCGGCCTCCCGGTCGGCGATCTGGCCGAGGTCATCGAGGCCGGCCCCGACGCCGCCGCGCGCCTGGTGCGGGACAACGCGGCCGTGGACGGCAAGCTGCTCGCGCCGCTGACGCCGCCCCGGAACATCTTCTGCGTGGGCCGCAACTACACCGAGCACGCGGCCGAGTTCGCCAAGAGCGGCTTCGACGCCACCGGCGCGAAGGACGGCGACCACGTCCCCCGCCACCCGGTCGTCTTCACCAAGCCCGCCGCGTCGGTCATCGCGTCCGGCGATGTCGTCGACCCCCACACCGACATCACGCAGGCGCTCGACTACGAGGGCGAGATCGGTGTCATCATCGGCCGCACCTGCAGCAAGGTCGGCCGCGACGAGGCGATGGACCACGTGTGGGGCTACACCCTCGTCAACGACGTCACCGCGCGCGACCTCCAGCGCGACCACGCGCAGTGGTTCATCGGCAAGTCGCTCGACACGTTCTGCCCCATGGGCCCCTGGGCGGTCACCGCCGACGAGGTCGACCTGTCCGACCTGCGGCTGCGTACGCACGTCAACGGCGAACTGCGCCAGGACGCCTCCACAGCCCAGCTGATCTTCGACGTGGCGACCATCATCGAGACCCTGTCGGCCGGGATCACGCTGCGACCCGGCGACGTCATCGCCACCGGCACCCCGGTCGGCGTCGGCATCGGCTTCGACCCGCCGAAGTACCTTGTCGGCGGCGACGAAGTCGTCGTCTCCGCACCCGGGTTGGGCGAACTGCGCAACACCGTCGGACCGGCCCCGCGACGCGACGGCCTGCGGCCCGCGCAATCCGCCGAGCTGTTCGTCGAGAAGGCCGGACAGGGCCCGCCGGTCGTGCTGATCCACGGTCTGGGCGGCGCCACGACCGTGTACGACGTGCAGGCCGCCGCCCTCGCCGAGGACCACACCGTGATCCGGTACGACCTGTCCGGCCACGGGCGCTCGCCCCAGGCCGGGCCCGCGAGCATCGCGCGCTGGGTCGACGAACTGGCCGCGCTGCTGGACGCCGAGGGCATCGGCGAGACAGCGATCGTCGCCCACTCGATGGGCACCCTCGTCGCCACCACGTTCGCCGCCGCCCACCCCGGCCGCGTCGGCCGCCTCGCCCTGCTCGGCCCGGTCCGCGCCCAGGCGCCGCAGGCCAAGGACGCCACCCGCGCCCGAGCGCGCACCGTCCGTGCCGGGGGCATGTCCGCGGTCGCCGACACGATCGTGTCCGTCGCCACCTCCGAGCGCACCCGCGCCCGGCAGCCGCTCGCCGCGGCACTCGTCCGCGAACTCCTGCTCGGCCAGAACCCCGACGGCTACGCGGCGGCGTGTGAGGCGCTGGCCGCCGCCGAGGAGCCGGACTTCTCGTCCGTCACCTGCCCCACCCTGCTCGTGACCGGGACCGAGGACAAGACCAGCCCGGTCGCGGTCAACCAGGAGATCGCCGCGCTGCTGCCCAAGGCGCGCACCCATGTCATCGACGGCGTCGGCCACTGGCACACCGTCGAGGCCCCTGACGAAGTCACCGCACAGCTCAGGGACTTCCTCACCCGATCCTGA
- a CDS encoding SDR family oxidoreductase: MTTGTDSRAGHGGSATARPLDGKVAIVTGAAGGIGRAYARGLAEAGAAVLLADLALDGARAAAKDLEADGYEAAAVRVDVSDEAGVAEMARTAAERFGSVDILVNNAALMAEIMGGTLTGIPLETWHRTLAVNLTGPLLCARAVVPYMAEKGYGKIVNQSSGGAFLPSAHYGVTKLGLVSMTMSLAKELAPKGIRVNAIAPGWVNTDAGLSTTPPEVRAALAASIPIPFGDPEDLVGGLVYLASPASDWVTGHTLNIDGGWIPRT, from the coding sequence GTGACCACGGGCACCGACTCCCGTGCCGGCCACGGCGGTTCCGCGACCGCCCGGCCGCTCGACGGCAAGGTCGCGATCGTGACCGGAGCGGCCGGCGGCATCGGCCGCGCGTACGCCCGGGGTTTGGCCGAGGCGGGGGCGGCGGTGCTCCTGGCCGACCTCGCGCTCGACGGCGCGCGGGCCGCCGCGAAGGACCTGGAGGCCGACGGGTACGAGGCCGCGGCGGTGCGGGTGGACGTGAGCGACGAGGCCGGTGTCGCGGAGATGGCCCGCACGGCGGCGGAGCGGTTCGGGTCGGTCGACATCCTGGTGAACAACGCCGCGCTGATGGCCGAGATCATGGGCGGGACGCTGACCGGGATCCCGCTGGAGACGTGGCACCGCACGCTCGCGGTCAACCTCACCGGGCCGCTGCTGTGCGCGCGGGCCGTGGTCCCGTACATGGCGGAGAAGGGCTACGGCAAGATCGTCAACCAGTCCTCCGGCGGCGCGTTCCTCCCGTCGGCGCACTACGGGGTGACCAAGCTCGGCCTGGTCAGCATGACGATGTCGCTCGCCAAGGAGCTGGCGCCGAAGGGCATCCGCGTCAACGCGATCGCCCCGGGCTGGGTCAACACCGACGCGGGCCTGTCCACCACGCCGCCCGAGGTGCGCGCCGCGCTGGCCGCGTCGATCCCGATCCCGTTCGGCGATCCGGAGGACCTCGTCGGCGGGCTCGTCTACCTCGCCTCCCCGGCCAGCGACTGGGTCACCGGCCACACCCTCAACATCGACGGCGGCTGGATCCCGCGCACCTGA
- a CDS encoding DUF4286 family protein, whose amino-acid sequence MADRTLYMVFSNPLEGRDDEFNAWYDTVHVRDVLAVPGMVSAQRYDLRDTEMYRAAGGGAHRYCVVYEMDGDPDVVMAKVRESVASGAMVMHEALDLRSVSMSFWSPRGPQVRSSGAGA is encoded by the coding sequence ATGGCCGACAGGACGCTCTACATGGTGTTCTCCAACCCGCTGGAGGGCCGGGACGACGAGTTCAACGCCTGGTACGACACCGTGCATGTGCGCGATGTGCTGGCTGTTCCGGGCATGGTCTCGGCACAGCGCTACGACCTCAGGGACACCGAGATGTACCGCGCGGCCGGCGGGGGCGCGCACCGCTATTGCGTGGTCTACGAGATGGACGGCGACCCGGACGTGGTCATGGCCAAGGTGCGCGAGTCGGTGGCGTCGGGCGCGATGGTGATGCACGAGGCCCTCGACCTGCGGAGCGTCAGCATGTCGTTCTGGTCGCCGCGCGGCCCGCAGGTCCGCTCCTCGGGGGCGGGCGCGTGA
- a CDS encoding pyridoxamine 5'-phosphate oxidase family protein: MACDGSPVRLPRLMEASDTEAWRLLDRTEYGHAVVTLHGFPAVRPAGHLLDHDSLVVRTALPPDLLTTAGDRPSPLAYHVHEIDPTSGNGWEVTVLGLAEPIADPRAEARYRVSLPGWTHGHYDTVLRLHPHTVTGFRLGHPLSLVPDACPVGVR, encoded by the coding sequence ATGGCCTGCGATGGCTCCCCCGTCCGCCTGCCCCGTCTCATGGAGGCGTCCGACACCGAGGCGTGGCGGCTTTTGGACCGCACCGAGTACGGGCACGCCGTCGTGACGCTGCACGGTTTCCCCGCCGTCCGTCCCGCCGGACACCTTCTCGACCACGACAGCCTCGTGGTGCGGACCGCGCTGCCGCCCGACCTGCTCACCACCGCCGGCGACAGGCCCTCGCCGCTGGCGTACCACGTCCACGAGATCGACCCGACGAGCGGCAACGGCTGGGAGGTCACCGTCCTGGGGCTCGCCGAGCCCATCGCCGACCCGCGCGCCGAGGCCCGCTACCGGGTCAGCCTGCCGGGATGGACCCACGGCCACTACGACACTGTGCTCCGCCTCCACCCGCACACCGTCACCGGATTCCGGCTCGGTCACCCGCTGAGCCTCGTCCCCGACGCCTGCCCGGTCGGCGTGCGATAG
- a CDS encoding phosphotransferase family protein translates to MTDTDTPGTTGTPGTTGTTGTPADEPALDAARLGRLAAWLDSAGLPGTGAPLTARYISGGSQNEIYELRRGDALRCAMRIPPATAPADRDAGIVREWRIIEALGGTDVPHTEAVAVCTDPSVLGRTFYLMGFIDGWSPMGVTHKTRWAAPFHTDLAARADLGYQLAEGAALLSKVDWRAKGLADLGRPDGFHERQVDRWSAFLARIKGRDLPGLDEASAWLRARKPLDYVPGLMHGDYQFANVMYHHGAPARLAALVDWEMGTVGDPKLDLAWLLMGWPEDTSAPEAATSTYVDMTGLPSRTEILAHYAELSGRQVDDIDYYSVLAHWKLAIILERGFQRAGDDVKLRAFGPIVLQLMRDAAELAATSEYAA, encoded by the coding sequence GTGACCGACACCGACACCCCCGGCACCACCGGCACCCCCGGCACCACCGGCACCACCGGCACCCCGGCGGACGAACCCGCGCTCGACGCCGCCCGGTTGGGCCGGCTCGCCGCGTGGCTGGACTCCGCCGGGCTGCCCGGCACCGGCGCGCCGCTGACCGCCCGCTACATCTCCGGCGGCAGCCAGAACGAGATCTACGAACTGCGCCGGGGCGACGCCCTGCGCTGCGCGATGCGGATCCCGCCCGCGACCGCGCCCGCCGACCGCGACGCGGGCATCGTCCGCGAGTGGCGGATCATCGAGGCGCTGGGGGGCACCGACGTCCCGCACACCGAGGCGGTCGCGGTGTGCACCGATCCGTCGGTGCTCGGACGCACCTTCTACCTCATGGGCTTCATCGACGGCTGGTCGCCGATGGGCGTGACGCACAAGACGCGCTGGGCCGCGCCGTTCCACACCGACCTCGCGGCCCGCGCCGACCTCGGCTACCAACTCGCGGAAGGCGCCGCGCTGTTGTCGAAGGTCGACTGGCGCGCGAAGGGACTCGCCGACCTCGGACGGCCGGACGGCTTCCACGAGCGCCAGGTGGACCGCTGGTCGGCGTTCCTCGCCCGGATCAAGGGCCGCGACCTGCCCGGACTCGACGAGGCGTCCGCGTGGCTGCGCGCCCGCAAGCCGCTCGACTACGTCCCCGGACTCATGCACGGGGACTACCAGTTCGCCAACGTGATGTACCACCACGGGGCACCCGCCCGGCTCGCGGCCCTGGTGGACTGGGAGATGGGCACCGTGGGCGATCCCAAACTCGACCTCGCCTGGCTGCTGATGGGCTGGCCGGAGGACACCAGCGCGCCGGAGGCCGCGACGTCGACGTACGTCGACATGACCGGGCTGCCGTCGCGCACCGAAATCCTCGCCCACTACGCGGAGTTGTCGGGGCGTCAGGTCGACGACATCGACTACTACAGCGTCCTCGCGCACTGGAAACTCGCGATCATCCTCGAACGCGGCTTCCAGCGCGCCGGCGACGACGTCAAGCTGCGGGCGTTCGGCCCGATCGTCCTCCAACTCATGCGGGACGCCGCCGAGTTGGCCGCGACGAGCGAGTACGCCGCATGA
- a CDS encoding acyl-CoA dehydrogenase family protein encodes MSWDFETDPEFQQQLDWADEFVREEVEPLDHAWPDLQFTPPDATLRRVLDPLKDEVRKHRLWATHLDPELGGQGYGQLKLSLLNEILGRSEWAPIVFGCQAPDTGNAEIIAHYGTEAQKRRYLRPLLNGEVFSSYSMTEPEGGSDPTAFRTRAERDGDGWVINGWKYFSSNAKTAEFLIVMAVTNPDVSAYQGMSMFLVPMDTPGVRIERNIGLAYEPLGDGMHPLIRYENARVPAEALLGGEGQAFAIAQTRLGGGRIHHAMRTIGTAKKALDMMCERALSRRTQGSLLAEKQFVQGYIADSYAQLTQFRLFVLYTAWTIDKHKDYRKVRKDIAAVKILMPGVLHDIVQRSLQVHGALGTTNEMPFAKMMLGAAVMGLVDGPTEVHKVTVARQLLRDHRPSDDLWPTEHLPKRIAAAREKFAEFLEHEVGNQ; translated from the coding sequence ATGTCCTGGGACTTCGAAACCGATCCGGAATTTCAGCAACAGCTCGACTGGGCCGACGAGTTCGTCCGCGAGGAGGTCGAACCACTCGACCACGCCTGGCCCGACCTCCAGTTCACCCCGCCCGACGCCACCCTGCGGCGCGTCCTCGACCCGCTCAAGGACGAGGTGCGCAAGCACAGGCTCTGGGCCACCCACCTCGATCCCGAACTCGGCGGCCAGGGCTACGGCCAGCTCAAACTGTCGCTGCTCAACGAGATCCTGGGGCGGTCGGAGTGGGCCCCGATCGTCTTCGGCTGCCAGGCCCCGGACACCGGGAACGCCGAGATCATCGCGCATTACGGCACCGAGGCGCAGAAGCGGCGCTACCTGCGCCCGCTGCTGAACGGCGAGGTGTTCTCCTCGTATTCGATGACCGAGCCGGAGGGCGGCTCGGACCCGACGGCGTTCCGCACGCGGGCCGAGCGGGACGGCGACGGGTGGGTCATCAACGGCTGGAAGTACTTCTCGTCCAACGCCAAGACCGCCGAGTTCCTGATCGTCATGGCGGTGACCAACCCGGACGTCAGCGCGTACCAGGGCATGTCGATGTTCCTGGTGCCCATGGACACCCCGGGTGTGCGCATCGAGCGCAACATCGGCCTGGCGTACGAGCCGCTGGGCGACGGCATGCACCCGCTGATCCGGTACGAGAACGCCCGCGTCCCGGCCGAGGCGCTGCTCGGCGGCGAGGGGCAGGCGTTCGCGATCGCGCAGACGCGGCTCGGGGGCGGGCGCATCCACCACGCCATGCGGACCATCGGCACGGCGAAGAAGGCGCTCGACATGATGTGCGAACGGGCGTTGAGCCGCAGGACGCAGGGCAGCCTGCTCGCCGAAAAGCAGTTCGTGCAGGGCTACATCGCCGACTCGTACGCCCAACTCACGCAGTTCCGGCTCTTCGTGCTCTACACGGCGTGGACCATCGACAAGCACAAGGACTACCGCAAGGTCCGCAAGGACATCGCCGCGGTCAAGATCCTCATGCCCGGCGTCCTGCACGACATCGTGCAGCGGTCGCTCCAGGTGCACGGCGCGCTCGGCACGACCAACGAGATGCCGTTCGCGAAGATGATGCTCGGCGCGGCGGTCATGGGCCTGGTCGACGGCCCGACCGAGGTCCACAAGGTCACCGTGGCACGGCAGTTGCTGCGCGACCACCGACCCAGCGACGACCTGTGGCCCACCGAGCACCTCCCCAAGCGCATCGCGGCGGCGCGCGAGAAGTTCGCCGAGTTCCTGGAGCACGAGGTGGGCAACCAGTGA
- a CDS encoding amidohydrolase family protein — MDLDDFILISVDDHLIEPPDLFVNHLDAGHLERAPKLTRNDQGNDVWVFGDLVMETAALNAVAGRPPEEFGMEPQSLDEVRPGCYDVHERVKDMNAGGVLASMNFPSFPTFTARTFASDDLDLSRALVRAYNDWHIDEWCGAYPGRFIPMAVPVIWDAEQTADEVRRCAAKGCHSLTFTENPAALGYPSFHSDYWDPVWRACCDTGTVLSIHLGSSGRLAVPAADSPPDVLLTLQPMNIQSAAADLLWSRVLKEYPDLRIALSEGGNGWIPYFLDRVDRTYRMHRAWTLQDFGGRLPSEVFREHFLTCFISDPVGIEMRDRIGVDNIAWEADYPHSDSLWPGAPEELHAVLTANAVPDADIRRITHENAMRWYSFDPFAHVPEERATVAALRAAADGHDVSVMARSTRVRTADEKLEGFRQRARRAVAAQG, encoded by the coding sequence ATGGACCTGGACGATTTCATCCTGATCAGCGTCGACGACCACCTGATCGAACCCCCGGACCTGTTCGTCAACCACCTCGACGCCGGGCACCTGGAGCGCGCACCCAAGCTGACACGCAACGACCAGGGCAACGACGTGTGGGTGTTCGGCGACCTGGTCATGGAGACCGCCGCACTCAACGCCGTCGCCGGGCGCCCGCCCGAGGAGTTCGGCATGGAGCCGCAGAGCCTCGACGAGGTCCGGCCCGGCTGCTACGACGTGCACGAGCGGGTCAAGGACATGAACGCCGGCGGGGTGCTGGCGTCCATGAACTTCCCCTCGTTCCCCACGTTCACGGCCCGGACGTTCGCCTCCGACGACCTCGACCTGTCGCGTGCGCTGGTGCGTGCGTACAACGACTGGCACATCGACGAATGGTGCGGCGCGTACCCCGGCCGGTTCATCCCGATGGCCGTCCCGGTGATCTGGGACGCCGAGCAGACCGCCGACGAGGTGCGGCGCTGCGCGGCCAAGGGCTGCCACTCGCTCACCTTCACCGAGAACCCCGCCGCGCTCGGCTACCCCAGCTTCCACAGCGACTACTGGGACCCGGTGTGGCGGGCGTGCTGCGACACCGGGACCGTGCTGTCGATCCACCTGGGGTCGTCGGGCCGCCTGGCGGTCCCCGCCGCGGACTCGCCGCCGGACGTGCTGCTCACCCTCCAGCCGATGAACATCCAGTCCGCCGCGGCGGACCTGCTGTGGTCGCGTGTCCTCAAGGAGTACCCCGACCTGCGCATCGCGCTGTCCGAGGGCGGCAACGGCTGGATCCCCTACTTCCTGGACCGGGTCGACCGCACGTACCGCATGCACCGGGCCTGGACGCTCCAGGACTTCGGGGGCCGGCTGCCCAGCGAGGTGTTCCGCGAGCACTTCCTCACCTGCTTCATCAGCGACCCCGTCGGCATCGAGATGCGCGACAGGATCGGCGTCGACAACATCGCGTGGGAGGCCGACTACCCCCACAGCGACTCCCTGTGGCCCGGCGCGCCCGAGGAACTGCACGCCGTCCTGACGGCGAACGCGGTGCCCGACGCGGACATCCGCAGGATCACGCATGAGAACGCCATGCGCTGGTACTCCTTCGACCCCTTCGCGCACGTACCCGAGGAGCGGGCGACCGTCGCGGCCCTGCGCGCGGCGGCGGACGGGCACGACGTCTCGGTCATGGCCCGCAGCACCCGGGTCCGGACCGCCGACGAGAAGCTGGAGGGCTTCCGGCAGCGCGCCCGCCGCGCCGTCGCGGCCCAGGGCTGA